In Camelus dromedarius isolate mCamDro1 chromosome 16, mCamDro1.pat, whole genome shotgun sequence, the genomic stretch AACAAGATCTAGAGTGGTTTTATTTTGAATGCCCCAGCCTCGCACCCAGGGCTGGCCTCCTAGCCCACCGTACCTCAAGGAGGGCGCGTGCACAGACCAGCCAAAGTCAGCAATCTTCAGCTCTCCCTGAAGCCCCAAGAGCAGATTCTCTGGCTTTATGTCTCTGTGAATCACCTTCTTCCCGTGGCAGTATATCAGAGCATCTGCCAGCTCCTCCATGATCTGGGAGGGCCAACGACAAGTAATCAGACAAGGACCGACCTCCAGGGCAAGCAGCCAtacccccagcctccagcccccgcCGGTACCCCAGGTGCCCACCCGCCCCGACCGTGGCTGTTCGCTGCTCATCAAAAGTGCGGCTTTTCTGCAGTTCCTTGTAGAGCTCCCCCCGAGGTGCATACTCCAGAATCAAGTAAATCCTTCGCCGGTCATAGAAATAGTTGTAGAGACGCAAGATGTTGGGATGCctgggagaagagacagagagggcaTCAGGCTGCATACTGGCATAAAGACATGAGAAAGATGATAGGTCCCACGGGGCAAACTGAGTCAGGCTTGGGCCAGGCAGGGGACAAGAGGCTGGCAGTGCTAAGCAGGAATTAGAGGCGGATCTCTGCAGTCAAGGCGCTGGTGGGGATTGAGGGCTTATTGGGACTAAGTGGCCACAGCTGCCGAGAAGACAGTCTGGATGTGGTGGGGTTGGAAGAGGAGCTGGGGATAAGGCAGCAGGGGGACTCTGGCTCAGAGGGCGTTGATCCGTACTGTAGATGGGCCTGGATTTCGATCTCCCTGCGAAGCTGGTGCTCCACGCCCTCCTTCTCTATCTGAGACTTGAAGAGGACCTTGAGCGCCACGATGAAACGGCTTTTCTTCTCCCGAGCCAAGTACACATTTCCAAACTTGCCTTTGCCCAGAGGACGCCCAATCTCAAAGTCATCAATTGTGAAGGAACGCCTGGTTAGAGTGAGGAGAGGGCAGCTGAGCACAGGTTCCTTGGTCCTGAGGTGTTTGCCTTCTCCCTGCACCTCAGTCCATCCTGCCCTCAGCCCCGTTTCTCTTCCAGGGGAGTTGAGGATGGATCAGGCTTTCCTGCCTGCATCCCTGCTCCTCCTACCcttagcttctacctcccccaTTTCCTACCTGTTCATTGTCCCATTCCATCTCTTGCCATCCCAAGACTTGGGGTGCTTACATTGAGATGTTgggggtcccactgctgttctCCATCACCTTCTGGCCAGGGGCACCTAAGGAAAGAACAGGGAAGTTGAGGCTATCCTTAGACATTTTCATCCCTGCACACTCCCCAAACCCTAGATCCTTCAGGTCgatcccctcccccttttcccagtTACCTATGGG encodes the following:
- the AURKB gene encoding aurora kinase B isoform X1, encoding MAQKENTYPWPYGRQTAQSGLNTLPQRVLRKEPVTPSALVLMSRSNAQPIGAPGQKVMENSSGTPNISMRSFTIDDFEIGRPLGKGKFGNVYLAREKKSRFIVALKVLFKSQIEKEGVEHQLRREIEIQAHLQHPNILRLYNYFYDRRRIYLILEYAPRGELYKELQKSRTFDEQRTATIMEELADALIYCHGKKVIHRDIKPENLLLGLQGELKIADFGWSVHAPSLRRKTMCGTLDYLPPEMIEGRTHNEKVDLWCIGVLCYELLVGNPPFESASHNETYRRIVKVDLKFPSSMPAGAQDLISKLLKHNPSERLPLAQVSAHPWVRAHSRRVLPPSAPQSAP
- the AURKB gene encoding aurora kinase B isoform X2; protein product: MSRSNAQPIGAPGQKVMENSSGTPNISMRSFTIDDFEIGRPLGKGKFGNVYLAREKKSRFIVALKVLFKSQIEKEGVEHQLRREIEIQAHLQHPNILRLYNYFYDRRRIYLILEYAPRGELYKELQKSRTFDEQRTATIMEELADALIYCHGKKVIHRDIKPENLLLGLQGELKIADFGWSVHAPSLRRKTMCGTLDYLPPEMIEGRTHNEKVDLWCIGVLCYELLVGNPPFESASHNETYRRIVKVDLKFPSSMPAGAQDLISKLLKHNPSERLPLAQVSAHPWVRAHSRRVLPPSAPQSAP